GCGGAACTTCATGGACATGCTGGCGGAGAACGACCAGCTGCTGACGATCAGCGAGGACGTGGATCCTTTTCTCGAAATTTCCGCCCTTTCCGCCCATGCTGTTCGGGAACATGGCCGGGCGTTGCTGTTCACCAATGCGCGCAACAGCCGGCACCCCGTTCTGACCAATGCTTTTGCCACCGAACAACGGCTTGCCCTGGCCCTGGGACATGACAGCCTGCGGACGTTCGGGGTTGCCGCGGATCAATTCCTGCGGCGGACGGAAGAAAATCTCTCCGCTCCCCTCCCCAACGTTGACAATCCGCCCTGTCGGGAGCGGGTGCATGCAAACCGTGATGTCGGTTTTCAGCATCTACCCATGATGACCTTCTGGCCCGGCGACGCCGGGCCGTGTCTGACCGCGGCCGTGGTCATGACCAGACATCCGGAAACCGGGCAGCGCAATGCCGGCGTCTACCGGATACAGATCATCGATCACTGCACGGCCACCCTGGGATGGCATCCCGGCAGCGGGGCTCAGGAGCATTTTGCCGCGGCATCGGCGCGCGGGCTGCCGCTGGAAGTTGCTGTCGCCGTGGGTGTTCCTCCCGCTGTGCTGCTGGCAGCCGCCCTGCCCTTGCCTTCGGGAATTGATGAATTGATCTTTGCCGCAGCCATGTTCGGCTCGGAACTGCAACTGGCCAGGTGCCACACCCTGGACCTGCTTGTCCCGGCGACGAGCCAGTTCGTGCTCGAAGGCCTTGCCCACCCGGAGCCACGAGCCGTGGAAGGTCCCTTCGGGAACCACACCGGAATGCAGACCACCCCTCGCAGCTGTCCCGTATTCAAACTGCAAGCCATAACCCACGGCAATAACCCGATCTTCCAGAGCATCATCGCGGGACCGCCGCCCTCGGAGAGCACTTGGACGGCCAAGGTTTTCGAGGCCATGCTGCGGGTTCGACTACAATCCTCATTTCCCGAAATCCTGGACCTCCACCTGCCCCTGGAAGGCATTTTCCAGAACCTGCTTTTCGTGCAAATCAAGGCTGAGTGCAAAAACACCCTGGAAATGCTACGGGCCCTGCTGGACCAGCCCGGGTTGCAGCGTTTTCGTTTTTTGGTCGCGGTTGACGAAGCCGTGGATGTCCGCGACACTTCCCAGGTACTGTGGAGGCTCGGCAACTGCATTGATCCGGCCAGGGACATGATCGCCCTCGAAGGAACTCTCGCCCCCTGGCATCGAACCGCATCGTCGGGCTTCGGTCAAAAGCTCATTTTCGATGCCCGTCGAAAGCCGTCCCAGCAACTGATTCCTCCGCATCCGGATCCGGCGTTTCGTCAGCGAATCATCCAACTTTGGAAAGACGTTCAAAGGTAATCAATGTCCACACCACTTCCCAAGCGTATCGTTCTCGCCGTGACCGGCGCCAGCGGCATGGCCTATGCCGAAACCCTGGCCGGATATCTGCAAAATTACTGCGAACTGCACCTGATCGTTTCCCAGGCCGGATGGCTGGTCTGGAACCAGGAACTGGGCCTGCCCCAGGAGAATCTGCTGAACAAGGCGCATTGCAGCTATTCGCAAGACGACCTTGCCGCGCCACCGGCCAGCGGTTCCTGGCAGCACCAGGGCATGGTGGTCTGCCCCTGCTCCATGGCCAGCCTGGCCGCCATAGCGAACGGGTTGGGCAGCAACCTGATCCACAGGGCCGCGGACGTCACGCTCAAGGAACGCCGCCGCCTGGTCCTCGTTGCCAGGGAAACTCCTTTGAATACCGTGCACCTGGAAAACATGCTCGCCGCAACCCGTGCTGGCGCCGTGATTATGCCGGCCAGTCCCGGCTTCTATCATCGCCCCCGCACCTTGCAGGAACTTGTGGACCAACTGGCGGGAAGAATCCTGGACGCATTGGGTATCGAGCATGATCTGACGAGAAGATGGGGAGAATAGCACAACGTCGCCCCCTCTTCCGCGCGACGACTGTTGGCTTGGCAGGGAATGAGCAGGCGTTAAAGCCGACTTGCGATGAATGAGGTGATGCGCCAAGGAATTCGGTCAGCAACGCCTGAATCGCTCGGCTTCGCAAGCTGACGAGAACGCCTCCCAATAAACCTCGATGGACTTCTCGCAGATTGCGCAACGCTTCTTCGACGGTTTCGCCTTGTGTGGCGGTGCTGTTCTCGGGGTTGTAGGCATGGCCGCCATTTGGGCGGGGGATAACGGTTGATGGTTTCTTGTTTCACTCGGAGTGATTTTGGGAGAGCCCAACGTTCAGCTAATGTGCGCTGCTTGCGGCGCCACCATTGAGCGGCTTGCCGGCAGCTTCTGCCTTTAAACGCTCAACCAGCCATACCTTGATGATTGACTGACGAGTAACGCCGATACGAGCGGCTTCACGATCCAGCGACTCTACCACCCAAGCAGGGAAGTCGACATTTATGCGCTTTTGTTCCTGGTTGACACGACGCGCCGTGGACAAATCAAGATCATCAATGATGTCCTCTTTGGCTTGATCAAATTTCTTGTCAAAATTTTCAGCTTTCATAAAGCTCCACCTCTCTTTTACGAGAACGCCTCACAGAAATGAGCCGAATTGTTCCGTTTCTATAAGTGATGACTGCAGACCAATGCTTTCGGCCTATAAGGCCTATGACCAGAAACCGTGACTCATCATCCGATTTAGCTTGTATTTCCAGCAGGTCTGGATCCCTCCAAAGAGCCTGAGCATCAATAAAGTCGATTCCATGTTTTTCCAGATTGGCCAAGCTCTTGCCATCATCGTACTCGAAGTCGATCATGAGTATAAATTATTCCTTTTTTACTCATTTGGCAACAAGGGAGAATAGGGGGCCGCCAACGCAAAGCTGAGTTGCGCGTCGAATGAACATTCCCGCAGGGCTACTGACGTTTTTCGTGTCCACTCAAGCGACCTGTTCGCATTTTCCCACTCTTCAGCGAATAATTCGGGGCAATCCGCACCTCATTCTCCACAGTCATGCTTGCCTATAAATCCAGTGAAAAATGTTGCCAGTTGAAGTCAAATCTGGTTATAAATTTTTTCAGTTTTGAGCCAAAGAGTTGGTTCCGGTCCGCCCCCGTAACCTTTAGATGATGTCGGAAGGCGCTCCCCAGAGGACGAAACCGGTCTGGCGGTTGAAGTAGTCGGCTTGGATGCGCTCCAGCGTGAAGGCGGCCAGCAGGGTCTTGTCGACGTCGGCGAGGACTTTCAGGCAGATGTTGGGGAGGCGGCTTTGAATCCCAGCATCGTCAGCAATGCATTTACCCGCTCAAAAGCATCACGAGCCTTTCGCTCCACTTCATCAGGGTCGTCCTCTGCTTCGAAGGCTGCTACAAATTTCGGCCCGATGGATCTGAT
The Desulfonatronum thiosulfatophilum DNA segment above includes these coding regions:
- a CDS encoding UbiD family decarboxylase, giving the protein MDLRNFMDMLAENDQLLTISEDVDPFLEISALSAHAVREHGRALLFTNARNSRHPVLTNAFATEQRLALALGHDSLRTFGVAADQFLRRTEENLSAPLPNVDNPPCRERVHANRDVGFQHLPMMTFWPGDAGPCLTAAVVMTRHPETGQRNAGVYRIQIIDHCTATLGWHPGSGAQEHFAAASARGLPLEVAVAVGVPPAVLLAAALPLPSGIDELIFAAAMFGSELQLARCHTLDLLVPATSQFVLEGLAHPEPRAVEGPFGNHTGMQTTPRSCPVFKLQAITHGNNPIFQSIIAGPPPSESTWTAKVFEAMLRVRLQSSFPEILDLHLPLEGIFQNLLFVQIKAECKNTLEMLRALLDQPGLQRFRFLVAVDEAVDVRDTSQVLWRLGNCIDPARDMIALEGTLAPWHRTASSGFGQKLIFDARRKPSQQLIPPHPDPAFRQRIIQLWKDVQR
- a CDS encoding UbiX family flavin prenyltransferase produces the protein MSTPLPKRIVLAVTGASGMAYAETLAGYLQNYCELHLIVSQAGWLVWNQELGLPQENLLNKAHCSYSQDDLAAPPASGSWQHQGMVVCPCSMASLAAIANGLGSNLIHRAADVTLKERRRLVLVARETPLNTVHLENMLAATRAGAVIMPASPGFYHRPRTLQELVDQLAGRILDALGIEHDLTRRWGE
- the brnA gene encoding type II toxin-antitoxin system BrnA family antitoxin; the protein is MKAENFDKKFDQAKEDIIDDLDLSTARRVNQEQKRINVDFPAWVVESLDREAARIGVTRQSIIKVWLVERLKAEAAGKPLNGGAASSAH
- a CDS encoding BrnT family toxin yields the protein MIDFEYDDGKSLANLEKHGIDFIDAQALWRDPDLLEIQAKSDDESRFLVIGLIGRKHWSAVITYRNGTIRLISVRRSRKREVELYES